One Senegalimassilia faecalis genomic window, CCATGTCTCGGACAGCTTCGGGGAGGCGGCGGGAACTCTCGGCGCCTCGCCTCTGCGCTCGTTTCTCACGGTGACGCTGCCGCTTTGCAGAGGGGCGCTCGTGAAGGCTTTCCTCGTGGTATTTGCCTTCGCCTTCGGCGCCTACGAGGTGACGTTCCTTCTGGGGGCGACGGCGCCCAAGGCGCTGCCCGTGCTCGCCTACATTGAGTTTCAGAACCCCGATATCATGAACCGCTGCATCGCCATGGCCCTCAACGGCGTCATGGCCGTGGTCACCACGGCGGCGGCCGCGGCGTACTTCGCCGTGCTGCGCCGCGAGGAGCGCGACCGATGAGCCCGCGGCGCGGCAGGGGCCTATCGGGGAAGGCGGCGGCGCGGGCGCTCGTGGCCCTGCAGGCGCTCTGCGTCCTGGGGCCCGTGGCGATCATCGTCGTCTGGGCGTTCACGGCCTCGTGGCCCTGGCCCTCGCTTCTCCCCGAGACGCTCTCTGCCCGCGGCGTGGAGGAGCTGTTCGGTCCCGCCCAGCGCCTGACCGACGTGCTCGGCACCTCGGTGGGCATCGCGCTTGCCACGGCGGTGCTGACCACGACGGTGGCCGCGCTCGCCGGGCGCGCCCTGTCGCGATACCGGTTCGCCGGCCGCGAGGTCTTCCGCTTCGCGGTGCTCACGCCCTTCCTCATCCCGGCCACCGTCTTCGCCATGGGCGTCCAGGTGGCCTTCATCCGGGCCGGGCTGGCCGGCACCGTTGCGGGGGTGGTCGTCTCCCATGTCATCGTGGCTCTGCCCTACGCGTCGCTGATCATGGTCGACGCCATGGAGGCTGCCGGCTCCCGCCTCGAGGAACAGGCGCGCCTGTGCGGGGCCGGCAGCGCGCGGACGTGGGCGACGGTGATTCTGCCCGTGCTCGCCCCTTCTCTTCTGTCTGCGGCCTCGATGAGCTACATCCTGTCGTTCTCCCAGTACTTCATCACGCTGCTCGTGGGGGCGGGGAAGGTGAAGACGCTGGCGCTCGTCATGTTCCCGTACCTGGCCGGCGGCGACCGCACCATCGCGAGCGCCTACGGCGTGGTGTTCCTCGCCGCCACGCTCATCGTCTTTCTGCTGTTCGAGGTGCTGCTGCGCAAGCAGGCCTCCCGCGAAATCGACTACTTCAACGGATAGGAGCGCCATGGAGTTGTCCGTGAGCCATATCAACCTGACCTTGGGGTCTGGGCGCAAGACGATGCGGCCGGTGCTGCGCGATGTGTCGTTCACCGTGCCCGACGGCGCGTTCTGTTCCCTTCTGGGGGAGTCGGGGGCGGGCAAGTCCACCCTCCTCAAGGTGATCGCCGGCATCCTGCTGCAGGATTCGGGCAGCATCGCCTTCGACGGCGCGGCCGTGGACGGCCTTCCCCCTCACAGGCGCCGGCTGGGGTTCGTGTTCCAGGACGTGCGGTTGTTCCCCCATATGACGGTGGAGGAGAACGTCGCCTACCCGCTGCGCATGGCCGGGGTGGGCCGTCGCGAGCGGCGCGCCCGGGCACAAGAGCTGATCGAACGCGTGCAGCTGGCCGGCTTCGGGCCGCGCCCGGTGCAGACGCTCTCCGGCGGCCAGGCCCAGCGCGTGGCCCTGGCCCGGGCCATTGCGGCGGCACCAGCTGCCCTGCTTCTGGACGAGCCGTTCTCGGGGTTGGACGAGAGCCTGCGCGACGACATGCGCTCGCTTCTTCTGCGTCTGCACCGCGAGGAGGGCGTCACCGCGCTCATGGTGACCCACGACGCCAACGAGGCCCTCATGATGTCGGACACCATCGTGGCCCTCGATGGGGGCCGGGTGACGCAGCTCGGCGCCCCGGAGGTGCTGTACCGCGACCCCGCCACGGCCAAGATCGCCGCCTGCTTCGGCGACTGCTCAGTGCTTGAGGGCGCGGTGCGCGCGGAGCGGTTCTCCGTGGGGGAGATCGCATTGCCCGCCGTCGGCGTTCCCGACGGGCCGGCCGTGGCCGTGGTACGCCAGGGGGCCTGCTCGCTTGGTCGGGACGGGGAGGAGGCGGGGAAGCCCTGCGCGGGCGAGGCCGTCGTGCGCTGCGGCGTCTATGCCGGGGCGGCGTACCTGGCGCGGCTCGACGTGGCAGGCCAGACGCTCACGGTGCCCACGGCCGCGCTCCCCGGTCCTGGCGAGGCCGTGCCCGTCTTCATTGGCGTCGAGGGCTGCTTCGTCTTCTCTCGCCCATCATAAAAAAGGGGGCTGTATCGAAATCACTTCTGATACAGCGCCGCGATCCGGCGGAGCTTGCGAGTTGAATGATTTTGCGAGCTGGAGGACCTCGAATCAAGGACCTAGCGGAAAATTCTCAAGTTCGACTTGGTGTTTGGGTAAAAGAAGGCGCTGGAGCCCTCGCTATTCGGCTTCCGTCATGGTTCGGGGGACCTACAGGGAATCAGCCGCTGGTCGATAACGCTTGTCCGCCATCAGCGTGAATGCTTGATGCTCAAACGGGGGAGGGGGACGAGTCTGCCGCCCATAGAGTTGCATTTGTTTAAGATTTGGACACGATAATAAGCGAGTATTCTGCTATGATACTCTCGATTCATTCTGCGTGCGCGATTTTGGATCGGGGGCGACACCATGATTCAATCGAAAACGATTGAACTGATTATTCCGAGGCAGAGTAAAACTACCTGCCTTGTCGCCAGCGTACTGCATCCTGGCTCGGACTATGTCTGCAAAAGGGTACCTCCTACACAGCGGAGGCACCCTTTTTTCTTTCCCTGAGGCAATTCGGGCGGATTTTAGCGAAGAGGTCGCGCGGCGCCATCCTGAAGCGAAAACATGATTCGCCATATCGGCGCGATTTCGCATCGGCATTACCGTGATGCGCTGCAATCGTCCGCAAAGCCTCTCCCATCCGGTAAATCACTTCCTGCCAAAGGCCGTAACGGCGGGAATGGATTTATAGCAACTGTTGGAATCGAGGAAAACGGAAAGGAAGATGAAAGGGAGATGAAAACTAGTAACGCGAACAAAGTCATCTCGGTCCTGATGAGCGTCGCGATGTGCCCCATGATGGTGCCCAGTGCGGCGTTCGCGGCTGACGACGACACGGCATCGGGGGGGGTTCCTCACCCTCGACTGAGCTGACTCAGCCTTCCGGTCAGGCCGAAGACGCCGATACGGGCGCAAGCCCGCGTACCACGTCCGCCACGCAGCCCGAAGCAACCGGCAAGACATCCGGCACGACGACAACGTCGAACGAAAACGCAACCTCCGCAGCTACGGCTAGCGAAGCAGCCTCCGCAGCGGCAACTGGCGAAGAGGGCAGCGAATCCGCAACCGGTGAAGAAAGTGCTACGGCGGCAGTCGCTGAAGTCAACGGCACGAGCTACCCCAGCTTGCAGGCGGCAATTGACGCTGCATCGCGCAATGCAACGGTGAAGCTGCTGGCGGATACGTACGAGAACGTTACCATCTCTGCAAACGCGATTACGCTTGACCTGAACGGCCACACCCTGAACGGCGGTACAGCCAAAGCCAAGCCGGCTCTGACGATTGACAACACCAGGGTTACCGTCCAGGATTCCAGTGAGGCTCAGACGGGCACCATCATGCGTGAAGACACCGCGGAGAATTCCGGCGTTTCCTCCCACTACGTCATTGACGTCCAGGGTGGTAGCGGATTCCTGCTGTTCAACGGCGGCACCGTTAAGAACAACAGCGGTACGGCCAATGGCGCAAAGGGCGCGTCTCTTGTTCGCGTCGGCAACGACAGCAACAAAAAAGCCCATCCGGTCATGACCATTGCCGGTGGTACCTTCACGCAGGACAACTTCATCGCCATTAAAGTTGACTTTGGTACCCTCCATGTGAAGGCCGGTGTGATTAACTCTAAGAACAGCTACGCGATTGAAAACTGGCTGAATGCCAATATTAAGGAAAACGCAGTTGTCAATGGTAATGTTTCGACGTGGACGTACGATGGCGGAAGCAATTCCAATCTGAACATCAGCGGCGGCACCGTCAACGGTAACGTTGAGTCAGTGACTTACGACGGCGCCGAGGGTAAAGCAGCGAAGGTGTCCATCACGGGCGGCACCGTCAATGGCACGCTGAACACGGTTGACTACAGCACGGGTACTACTTCCAACGACCCCACAAAGGCGACGATCGAGGTCACGAGCGGTACGTTCAGCACCGATCCGTCCCGTTATCTGATCGAAGGCTCCACTGCCACCCCGAATGCCGATGGCACCTTCGGCGTGGCAAAAGCTTACCTTGCCCAGGTTGGCGAAACCAGCTATTACACTATGGACGAGGCATTCAAGGCGCAGACCGCAAGTGGCAAAGCCATCACTTTGCTGCGCGACTACACTACGGGCAGCACGTTCAACTCCGGAAGCATCGCTCGCGTGGTTGACCTGAATGGCCACACCTGGACGTGCACCGGAACCGATGCAAACTCCGCGGCGTTCGAGATCAATTATCCCAACGTATCGCTTACGGTGAAAAACGGCAAGGTTGTAAGCTCGCAGCTCATCGGCTTGATTCCGTCTGCTATGGGCGGCACCATCAAGTATGACAACTCCACCCTTACGTTCGAGGGCGTTGAGGCAACTACCACCGCCACGAGCGGCATCGAAACGAACGGCAACAACACGAACGACACCGTTGTCCTGAAGGACAGCACGCTCAACGTTCCCAACGGCTTCGGCATTTACTTCCCCAGCAGCGGAACGCTGACCATCGACAATTCCGCGATCAACGCGAAGACGATGGGTGCGCAGGTGTGCTCCGGCAACCTGAACGTTGCTGCCGGTAGCGCGATTACGGTGTCGGGCGACCCGGTTGAGAAGCTCGAAGGCGACGGCGCCATCCAGGATGGCGCGGCGATTTCCATCGTCAACCGCCCCGGCTACAAGGGTCTTGGTCAGGTTGCCATCACTGGCGGCACCTTCACGGCGAAGGGCGATAACGCAGCCATCAAGGCTTACAGCTGGGATTCCTCAACGAAACAGGAGTCGGATTTCGACAACGCTGCTAAGACGGTCGCCGTTTACGGTGGCACGTTCTCTTCCGCAGTCCCTCAGGCTCTGTGCGCTGAGGGTTGCGATCCTATCGACAACCCTGACGGTACACATGGGGTTTCCGGTTCGGCCGCGCAGGTGGGCTTTAAGGCATTCAATACCCTGCAGGCCGCTATCGACGCAGCTCAGGACGGCGAAACCGTCACGCTGCTGGCGGATGCGACCGAAGATGCAACCGTGGCTGCTGGCAAGAACATCACGCTTGACCTTGGTGGCAAGACGCTGACGAACACGAATGCCGGCAAGGCTTCGCTGACCATCGCGGGGGACGCCACGGCTACCGTGAAGAACGGCAGCATTGTTGGTGGCACGGGCTACTACACCATCGATAACTACGGCACAGCCACGCTCGAAGATGTCACGGCTACGGCGGGCAACACGGATTCCTCTATGATTAGAAACGATGGCACGCTGACCATCAAGAGCGGTTCGTATTCGGGTGGTCTGAACGTTGTGAAGAGCGAGGAAGACTCAACTCTTAACATTAACGGCGGCAGGTTCGAGCTGAGCTATGCATCGTCGCAGGGTTTTACCGGCGTTATTCTTGCTTATGGCAGTACGATTATCTCTGATGGAGAATTTATCTGCAATGCTCCGTATAAGAAGTATTCCAGCCCGCAGGTTGTTGTAACTGGCTTGGTGGAGGGTCACCCGTCCTCCACGAAGGTTACAGGTGGTACGTTCGTCAATAATTCCAAGAACTCTAGGGTGGAGATATTCTGGGCACTCGGCAAAGCTACCAGCGGCAACTTCGAGGTCTCCGGCGGTACGTTTAATAAGAGCATTACCGAAGGCTACTGCGCCGATGGCTTCATTCCCACCAAGAACGCGGATGGCACCTACGGCGTCAAGGAAGGCCACTATGTTGCTCAAATCGGCAGCAAGAAGTATGAGACGCTGGCCGACGCGATTCGTCTGGCTGCAAAGGGTAAGACCATTACCCTACTGACGGATGTCGAGCAGAATAGCCAGCTGACCATTGGCAAGAACATCACGCTTGACCTGAACGGCAAGACCATCAAGAACACGCAAGACATCTGGGGCAATAATGCCAACGCCATCCTGTCCATCACAAATGGCGCCAAGGTGACCATCACTGGCAACGGCACCATAGATGCCAAGGAGAACGACTGCTACACCATCAACGTGGTGAAGGGCGACCTGACCATCGAAAACGGCACTTTCTACGGTAACGTCAGCGTTGTTCAGGTGGAGGAGGGCACCCTGTCCGTCAAGGGCGGCACCTTCGACCTGCGCCAGAAGTGGGAAGGTAGCAGCAA contains:
- a CDS encoding ABC transporter ATP-binding protein, whose translation is MELSVSHINLTLGSGRKTMRPVLRDVSFTVPDGAFCSLLGESGAGKSTLLKVIAGILLQDSGSIAFDGAAVDGLPPHRRRLGFVFQDVRLFPHMTVEENVAYPLRMAGVGRRERRARAQELIERVQLAGFGPRPVQTLSGGQAQRVALARAIAAAPAALLLDEPFSGLDESLRDDMRSLLLRLHREEGVTALMVTHDANEALMMSDTIVALDGGRVTQLGAPEVLYRDPATAKIAACFGDCSVLEGAVRAERFSVGEIALPAVGVPDGPAVAVVRQGACSLGRDGEEAGKPCAGEAVVRCGVYAGAAYLARLDVAGQTLTVPTAALPGPGEAVPVFIGVEGCFVFSRPS
- a CDS encoding beta strand repeat-containing protein, with product MQAAIDAASRNATVKLLADTYENVTISANAITLDLNGHTLNGGTAKAKPALTIDNTRVTVQDSSEAQTGTIMREDTAENSGVSSHYVIDVQGGSGFLLFNGGTVKNNSGTANGAKGASLVRVGNDSNKKAHPVMTIAGGTFTQDNFIAIKVDFGTLHVKAGVINSKNSYAIENWLNANIKENAVVNGNVSTWTYDGGSNSNLNISGGTVNGNVESVTYDGAEGKAAKVSITGGTVNGTLNTVDYSTGTTSNDPTKATIEVTSGTFSTDPSRYLIEGSTATPNADGTFGVAKAYLAQVGETSYYTMDEAFKAQTASGKAITLLRDYTTGSTFNSGSIARVVDLNGHTWTCTGTDANSAAFEINYPNVSLTVKNGKVVSSQLIGLIPSAMGGTIKYDNSTLTFEGVEATTTATSGIETNGNNTNDTVVLKDSTLNVPNGFGIYFPSSGTLTIDNSAINAKTMGAQVCSGNLNVAAGSAITVSGDPVEKLEGDGAIQDGAAISIVNRPGYKGLGQVAITGGTFTAKGDNAAIKAYSWDSSTKQESDFDNAAKTVAVYGGTFSSAVPQALCAEGCDPIDNPDGTHGVSGSAAQVGFKAFNTLQAAIDAAQDGETVTLLADATEDATVAAGKNITLDLGGKTLTNTNAGKASLTIAGDATATVKNGSIVGGTGYYTIDNYGTATLEDVTATAGNTDSSMIRNDGTLTIKSGSYSGGLNVVKSEEDSTLNINGGRFELSYASSQGFTGVILAYGSTIISDGEFICNAPYKKYSSPQVVVTGLVEGHPSSTKVTGGTFVNNSKNSRVEIFWALGKATSGNFEVSGGTFNKSITEGYCADGFIPTKNADGTYGVKEGHYVAQIGSKKYETLADAIRLAAKGKTITLLTDVEQNSQLTIGKNITLDLNGKTIKNTQDIWGNNANAILSITNGAKVTITGNGTIDAKENDCYTINVVKGDLTIENGTFYGNVSVVQVEEGTLSVKGGTFDLRQKWEGSSKYLFNCIDSAYVDGSANVAISGGTFVGFDPSVSPEGEGTSYLAPGYAPTDNGDGTYGVVAGVAQIGSKAYATLAGAVAAAQDGDTITLLSDCSGDGIVVKGDTFPNGLTIDFAGHSYTVGGKLVGSTGTASNGFQLLKGNTIVMRNGSIFGDASVAGDDMTQWSGSPAIMIQNYSNLTLDGMTVKGGKQTCYTLSNNNGDTVIKDSTIVAGQNKQVGGPWAFDVCRYASYPSVSVTVEGNSVIEGSVDVSGAIGKDQSRQLTITGGKFNKAIQVSTQPANIAISGGTFATEIPAEYCAAGYAPADNGDGTYGVKLPEGAYALQDYRSGDLASWTYPTQDGMAFAGWYKDAAFETPCTTSDVEGAAYAKFVKITDLLQFKGGSLRMDVGDPAELTYLRFGYTMAIPEKSTFIENGWYYKRVTVSSPDDVRFVAYNNAMNNDGTVTANLVFNEVKTSLYTANFTEKAFVKYVTVDGTTVEAVESNYQSRSVIDVAGAILEHPMASKAEKEYAKKIKSAIQ
- a CDS encoding ABC transporter permease, which encodes MSPRRGRGLSGKAAARALVALQALCVLGPVAIIVVWAFTASWPWPSLLPETLSARGVEELFGPAQRLTDVLGTSVGIALATAVLTTTVAALAGRALSRYRFAGREVFRFAVLTPFLIPATVFAMGVQVAFIRAGLAGTVAGVVVSHVIVALPYASLIMVDAMEAAGSRLEEQARLCGAGSARTWATVILPVLAPSLLSAASMSYILSFSQYFITLLVGAGKVKTLALVMFPYLAGGDRTIASAYGVVFLAATLIVFLLFEVLLRKQASREIDYFNG